Proteins encoded by one window of Panicum virgatum strain AP13 chromosome 7N, P.virgatum_v5, whole genome shotgun sequence:
- the LOC120683996 gene encoding salt tolerance receptor-like cytoplasmic kinase 1, whose amino-acid sequence MFRGYGLFGLARRGRGDLRKRGEMGGASSRVAPAEPVGAEEAEEQGGGAARQLAWAEVEAATRGFSSRVVGRGGCSTVYLASLPASRLGAVKVHCSSERLHRAFRRELDVLLSLRHPHIVRLLGYCDERDEGVLVFEYAPNGDLHERLRAGGAAGALPWARRVAVASQVAAALEYLHEGRDPAVIHGDIKASNVLLDANLDAKLCDFGFAHVGVSATAGGAGGGRPSARAVMGSPGYVDPHLLRSGVATKKSDVYSFGVLLLELLTGKEAVCRETGHRLTAAVGPMLRDGRVSDVLDQRLGSEYDAAEAAAVAEVAMQCVNDNPALRPSMADVVRLLEEKTSAVGSKSDRKMMS is encoded by the coding sequence ATGTTTAGGGGTTACGGTCTCTTTGGCCTCGCGCGCCGGGGCCGCGGCGACCTCCGGAAGCGCGGGGAGATGGGCGGGGCGAGCTCGCGCGTGGCGCCGGCCGAGCCGGtgggcgcggaggaggcggaggagcagggcggcggcgcggcgaggcagctGGCGTGGGCCGAGGTGGAGGCCGCCACGCGCGGGTTCTCGTCCCGGGTGGTCGGCCGCGGCGGGTGCAGCACGGTGTACCTCGCCTCGCTCCCCGCCTCACGCCTCGGCGCCGTCAAGGTCCACTGCAGCAGCGAGCGCCTGCACCGCGCCTTCCGCCGGGAGCTCGACGTGCTCCTCTCGCTCCGCCACCCGCACATCGTCCGCCTCCTCGGGTACTGCGACGAGCGGGACGAGGGCGTGCTGGTGTTCGAGTACGCGCCCAACGGCGACCTCCACGAGAGgctccgcgccggcggcgcggccggggccCTGCCCTGGgcgcgccgcgtcgccgtcgcgtcCCAGGTGGCCGCGGCGCTGGAGTACCTCCACGAGGGGCGCGACCCGGCGGTCATCCACGGGGACATCAAGGCCTCCAACGTGCTCCTCGACGCCAACCTGGACGCCAAGCTCTGCGACTTCGGCTTCGCGCACGTCGGCGTCTCcgccacggcgggcggcgctggcgggggCCGCCCCTCGGCGCGCGCCGTCATGGGCTCCCCGGGCTACGTCGACCCCCACCTCCTCCGCTCCGGCGTGGCCACCAAGAAGAGCGACGTGTACAGCTTTGGCGTGCTGCTGCTCGAGCTCCTGACGGGGAAGGAGGCCGTCTGCCGCGAGACGGGACACCGGCTCACCGCCGCGGTGGGCCCCATGCTCAGAGACGGTAGAGTGTCGGACGTGCTGGACCAGAGGCTCGGGTCCGAGTACGAcgccgcggaggccgccgccgtggcggagGTCGCCATGCAGTGCGTGAACGACAACCCGGCGCTCCGGCCGTCCATGGCCGACGTGGTGCGCCTGCTCGAGGAGAAGACCTCAGCCGTCGGATCGAAATCGGACCGCAAGATGATGTCCTAA